Proteins encoded in a region of the Cupriavidus pauculus genome:
- a CDS encoding epoxide hydrolase family protein: MSYRTRVTAQQPAIRVPKFHVLAIASALASLALIGHVPSAHAADAAKSSATARAAQADESIRPFRVHVPQAQLDDLRKRIAATRWPDKETVADDSQGIQLARVQELVRYWGTGYDWRKAEAQLNALPQFVTKIDGVDIHFIHVKSKNPNALPLVLTHGWPGSIFEFINTIGPLTNPTAYGGRAEDAFDVVIPSIPGYGFSGRPTELGWGPDRTARAWDTLMKRLGYTQYVSQGGDHGSVISDALARQAPPGLKAIHLNMPATVPGGLMKSLLSGDAAPSELTSSERDAYESLRTFFGRNAAYGAMMVTRPQTIGYSLTDSPSALAAFTYEKIAAWSDSDGKPERVLTRDAILNDITLYWLTNTGASSSRFYWENNNNNFSADAQKTRDIKVPVAITVFPHEIYRAPESWSKQAYPSLMYYNQVSKGGHFAAWEQPQLFAEELRAAFKSVR; the protein is encoded by the coding sequence ATGTCGTATCGCACCCGTGTCACCGCGCAGCAACCGGCAATCCGAGTTCCGAAATTCCATGTCCTGGCCATCGCCAGCGCGCTGGCATCGCTCGCGCTGATCGGGCACGTGCCGTCGGCCCATGCCGCCGACGCGGCGAAGTCATCCGCGACCGCCAGGGCCGCGCAGGCCGACGAGAGCATCCGTCCGTTCCGCGTCCACGTACCGCAGGCCCAGCTGGACGACCTGCGCAAGCGCATCGCCGCCACGCGCTGGCCGGACAAGGAAACCGTGGCCGACGATTCGCAGGGCATCCAGCTTGCACGCGTGCAGGAACTCGTGCGCTACTGGGGCACGGGCTACGACTGGCGCAAGGCCGAGGCCCAGCTCAATGCGCTGCCGCAGTTCGTCACGAAGATCGATGGCGTGGATATCCACTTTATCCACGTGAAATCGAAGAACCCCAATGCGCTGCCGCTGGTGCTCACGCATGGCTGGCCGGGCTCGATCTTCGAGTTCATCAACACGATCGGCCCGCTGACCAATCCCACGGCCTACGGCGGCCGCGCGGAAGATGCGTTCGACGTCGTCATCCCGTCGATTCCGGGCTATGGCTTCTCGGGCCGGCCGACGGAACTGGGCTGGGGTCCGGATCGCACGGCGCGCGCATGGGACACGCTGATGAAGCGGCTCGGCTACACGCAATACGTGTCGCAGGGTGGCGACCACGGCTCGGTGATCTCCGACGCGCTGGCGCGCCAGGCCCCGCCGGGACTGAAGGCGATTCACCTGAACATGCCGGCCACGGTGCCGGGTGGCCTGATGAAGTCGCTGTTGAGCGGCGACGCGGCCCCGTCGGAGCTCACGTCGTCCGAGCGGGACGCGTACGAGTCGCTGCGCACGTTCTTCGGCCGCAACGCCGCATACGGCGCGATGATGGTCACGCGCCCGCAGACCATCGGCTACTCGCTGACGGACTCGCCCTCGGCGCTTGCGGCGTTCACGTACGAGAAGATCGCCGCATGGAGCGACAGCGACGGCAAGCCCGAACGCGTGCTGACGCGCGACGCGATCCTCAACGACATCACGCTGTACTGGCTCACGAACACGGGCGCGTCGTCGTCGCGGTTCTACTGGGAAAACAACAACAACAACTTCAGCGCGGACGCGCAGAAGACGCGCGACATCAAGGTGCCGGTGGCCATCACCGTGTTCCCGCACGAGATCTACCGCGCGCCCGAGAGCTGGAGCAAGCAGGCGTATCCGTCGCTGATGTACTACAACCAGGTATCGAAGGGCGGCCACTTCGCGGCATGGGAGCAACCACAGTTGTTTGCCGAGGAACTGCGCGCGGCGTTCAAGTCGGTGCGCTAG